In one Microbulbifer pacificus genomic region, the following are encoded:
- the rnt gene encoding ribonuclease T produces the protein MTPAEAPTGPKSLLAQRFRGFLPVVLDLETAGFNARTDALLEVSAVILNMDEAGTLYPEQTHSFHIEPFEGANIEQSALDFIGVDLESPDRDAWPEEIALPELFRQIRRAIKLHSCTRAIMVAHNAHFDLGFINAAVNRCGLKRNPFHPFSCMDTATLSGLAYGQTVLAKACQTAGIAFDNSAAHSAEYDAEKTAELFCGIVNRWRDMGGWPLLPPQSEGETASDD, from the coding sequence GTGACCCCAGCAGAAGCTCCCACTGGCCCCAAATCTCTCTTGGCTCAGCGATTTCGCGGCTTCCTGCCAGTCGTTCTGGATCTCGAGACTGCGGGCTTCAACGCCCGCACCGACGCTCTGCTGGAGGTTTCTGCCGTTATTCTGAATATGGATGAAGCAGGTACGCTCTATCCTGAGCAAACCCACAGTTTCCATATTGAGCCGTTCGAAGGCGCAAATATCGAGCAGTCGGCGCTGGATTTTATCGGCGTCGACCTTGAGTCACCGGATCGCGATGCGTGGCCTGAGGAAATTGCCTTACCCGAGCTTTTCCGCCAGATTCGCCGGGCAATCAAGCTCCACAGCTGCACCCGAGCCATCATGGTGGCGCACAACGCCCATTTTGACCTGGGGTTCATCAATGCAGCCGTCAACCGTTGCGGTCTAAAGCGCAACCCGTTCCATCCCTTCTCATGTATGGATACCGCCACACTGTCCGGTCTCGCATACGGCCAGACGGTGCTGGCGAAGGCCTGCCAGACTGCGGGTATTGCCTTCGACAACAGCGCCGCCCACTCCGCCGAGTACGATGCCGAGAAAACTGCGGAACTCTTCTGTGGTATCGTCAATCGCTGGCGCGACATGGGGGGCTGGCCGCTGTTGCCGCCGCAGTCCGAAGGCGAAACCGCATCTGACGACTGA